In the Longimicrobium terrae genome, one interval contains:
- a CDS encoding ATP-binding protein has product MPDPNDTLRQPDRLAAIAEADLVASGAIPALDRVVRAAAELMGVPVAQLNVITADRQIPVSHVGGEAWGKAVHLDRSYCQHVIRSGEPLVVPDARVHPAVADNAATRESGIIAYLSVPILSPRAAAPLATLCVVDFQPRPWTEREVLLLTDLGAWALSEIELRAGRLRDRAAAEAALRESEARYQALFHSLDEGFCVVEVIFDEQGSPIDYRFLETNPAFIQQTGLHDAVGRRIRDLVPTLETHWFEIYGRVALTGEPVRFDAGAAGLGRWYDVYAFRMGRPEERHVAVLFRDVSAMRLAAAERERLLEELAVERARLVEVIQRAPAFMVVLRGPSYTLERVNDAFLRLIGHRDVVGRPLFDALPESRGQGFEQALRHVMDTGEPFVGRGLPLRLVRVAGEPAEERIIDVSYVPLTEADGERSGIVVLGTDVTEQVRSREEAERARDRAERLQALTGALAGARTLDEVATVVVADMVVALGAVTGALAGRSADGEALVLLRTVGFSEPLKAGVRRQVLSFRSPLTECFLTRAPVWVETREGPRGLDARFPPIAPVWDELGVRAAAFIPLIAAGEAVGVISFSFDAARVFPPEEKAFLLALGQQAALAVERARLFAAEHAARAEAERANRAKSEFLAVMSHELRTPLNAIGGYAELMEMEIHGPITPQQRESLRRVQTSQRHLLGLINEVLNYAKLETGTVHYEIAEVRLRDALAIAEALVTPQAQARELALTIVPCDPDLTVRADTDKVRQILVNLLSNAVKFTAPGGAIELGCTREGGKVHVYVRDTGMGIAANQLDRIFEPFVQVRADLTRTAEGTGLGLAISRDLARGMGGDLTAESTLDVGSTFTLTLPAA; this is encoded by the coding sequence GTGCCCGACCCGAACGACACCCTCAGGCAGCCGGACCGGCTCGCGGCGATCGCAGAGGCGGACCTGGTCGCGAGCGGAGCCATTCCCGCGCTGGACCGCGTCGTGCGCGCCGCCGCCGAGTTGATGGGCGTTCCCGTCGCGCAGCTGAACGTGATCACCGCTGACCGGCAGATCCCCGTCAGCCACGTGGGCGGCGAGGCGTGGGGCAAGGCGGTGCACCTGGACCGCTCGTACTGCCAGCACGTGATCCGCAGCGGGGAGCCGCTGGTGGTGCCGGACGCACGCGTGCACCCCGCGGTGGCTGACAACGCGGCCACCCGCGAATCCGGCATCATCGCCTACCTGTCCGTCCCCATCCTTTCCCCCCGCGCGGCCGCCCCGCTGGCCACCCTGTGCGTGGTCGATTTTCAGCCCCGGCCGTGGACGGAGCGCGAGGTGCTGCTCCTGACGGACCTGGGCGCCTGGGCGCTCAGCGAGATCGAGTTGCGCGCCGGCCGCCTGCGCGACCGTGCCGCGGCGGAGGCGGCGCTGCGGGAAAGCGAAGCCCGCTACCAGGCCCTGTTCCACTCGCTGGACGAGGGTTTCTGCGTCGTCGAGGTGATCTTCGACGAGCAGGGCAGCCCCATCGACTACCGCTTTCTGGAAACCAACCCCGCGTTCATCCAGCAGACCGGGCTGCACGACGCGGTGGGAAGGCGCATCCGCGACCTCGTCCCGACACTCGAGACGCACTGGTTCGAGATCTACGGCCGCGTGGCGTTGACCGGCGAGCCGGTGCGGTTCGACGCCGGGGCGGCCGGGCTGGGGCGATGGTACGACGTGTACGCCTTTCGCATGGGGCGGCCGGAGGAGCGGCACGTGGCCGTCCTTTTTCGCGACGTGAGCGCGATGCGCCTGGCGGCGGCGGAGCGCGAGCGGCTGCTGGAGGAACTCGCGGTGGAGCGCGCGCGGCTGGTGGAGGTCATTCAGCGCGCGCCCGCCTTCATGGTGGTGCTGCGCGGGCCCAGCTACACGCTGGAGCGGGTGAACGACGCGTTTCTGAGGCTGATCGGCCACCGGGACGTGGTGGGCCGGCCGCTGTTCGATGCGCTGCCGGAATCGCGCGGGCAGGGCTTCGAGCAGGCGCTGCGGCACGTGATGGATACGGGAGAGCCGTTTGTGGGGCGCGGGCTTCCGCTCCGGCTGGTCCGGGTGGCGGGCGAGCCGGCGGAGGAGCGGATCATCGACGTGTCGTACGTGCCGCTGACGGAAGCGGACGGCGAGCGCAGCGGCATCGTAGTGCTGGGCACGGACGTGACGGAGCAGGTACGCAGCCGCGAAGAGGCGGAGCGCGCACGCGACCGGGCCGAGCGGCTGCAGGCGCTTACCGGCGCGCTGGCGGGCGCGCGCACGCTGGACGAGGTGGCCACGGTGGTGGTGGCCGACATGGTGGTGGCGCTGGGCGCGGTGACGGGCGCGCTGGCCGGGCGGTCGGCGGACGGCGAGGCGCTGGTGCTGCTGCGCACGGTGGGCTTTTCCGAGCCGCTCAAGGCGGGCGTGCGCCGCCAGGTGCTGAGCTTTCGCAGCCCGCTGACGGAGTGCTTTCTGACCCGGGCGCCGGTGTGGGTGGAAACGCGCGAGGGGCCGCGGGGGCTGGACGCCCGCTTTCCCCCCATCGCGCCGGTGTGGGATGAGCTGGGGGTGCGGGCCGCGGCGTTCATCCCGCTGATCGCGGCGGGCGAGGCGGTGGGCGTCATCTCCTTTTCGTTCGATGCGGCGCGCGTGTTTCCGCCGGAAGAAAAGGCGTTTCTGCTGGCGCTGGGGCAGCAGGCGGCGCTGGCGGTGGAGCGGGCGCGGCTCTTTGCGGCGGAGCACGCGGCACGCGCCGAAGCGGAACGGGCGAACCGCGCCAAGAGCGAATTTCTGGCGGTGATGAGCCACGAGCTGCGCACCCCGCTGAACGCCATCGGCGGGTACGCGGAACTGATGGAGATGGAAATCCACGGCCCCATCACCCCCCAGCAGCGGGAAAGCCTGCGCCGGGTACAGACCAGCCAGCGGCACCTGTTGGGCCTCATCAACGAAGTGCTCAACTACGCCAAGCTGGAAACGGGGACGGTGCACTACGAGATCGCCGAGGTGCGGCTGCGCGACGCGCTGGCCATCGCCGAGGCGCTGGTGACGCCGCAGGCGCAGGCGCGGGAGCTGGCGCTCACCATCGTCCCCTGCGATCCGGACCTCACCGTGCGCGCGGACACGGACAAGGTGCGGCAGATTCTGGTGAACCTGCTGTCCAACGCGGTCAAGTTCACCGCGCCCGGCGGGGCCATTGAACTGGGCTGCACGCGCGAAGGCGGCAAGGTGCACGTGTATGTGCGCGACACGGGAATGGGCATCGCCGCCAACCAGCTGGACCGCATCTTCGAGCCGTTCGTGCAGGTGCGCGCGGACCTTACGCGCACGGCGGAGGGAACGGGGCTGGGGCTGGCCATCAGCCGCGACCTGGCGCGCGGAATGGGCGGCGACCTGACGGCGGAAAGCACGCTCGACGTGGGGAGCACCTTTACCCTCACCCTTCCCGCCGCGTAG
- a CDS encoding L,D-transpeptidase: MFSIRHAVPALLAAALATAPAAAQGSMEIVVNVPAGRLDVIQDGARVRSYPVSVGTAGHATPTRQASIRRMVWNPSWTPPDAAWARDEEPASPGWGNPMGRVKIHLFEDYYVHGTPARNERLLGQPASHGCIRMRNADVMELAQLVLRADGAAVSDETVQRLVDNPRQTRELALAGRVRVRVEYRLAEADAESVTLHPDVYARARGQYQDRVRQDLSTAGADPAAALEHLAAAGVPSAPVRLPRVAAPEITPAPATALAAMPLAGGLR, from the coding sequence ATGTTCTCGATCCGTCACGCCGTCCCCGCGCTGCTGGCCGCCGCCCTGGCCACCGCTCCCGCCGCCGCGCAGGGATCGATGGAGATCGTCGTCAACGTCCCCGCCGGGCGGCTGGACGTGATTCAGGACGGCGCCCGGGTACGCTCGTATCCCGTCTCCGTGGGTACGGCGGGGCACGCGACGCCCACGCGGCAGGCGTCCATCCGCCGCATGGTGTGGAACCCGTCGTGGACGCCGCCGGACGCCGCGTGGGCGCGCGACGAGGAGCCCGCGTCGCCGGGGTGGGGCAACCCCATGGGCCGCGTGAAGATCCACCTGTTCGAGGACTACTACGTGCACGGCACCCCGGCCCGCAACGAGCGCCTTCTGGGGCAGCCGGCGTCGCACGGGTGCATCCGCATGCGCAACGCGGACGTGATGGAACTGGCCCAGCTGGTGCTGCGGGCGGATGGCGCCGCGGTGAGCGACGAGACGGTGCAGCGCCTGGTGGACAACCCGCGGCAGACGCGGGAGCTGGCGCTGGCGGGCCGGGTTCGGGTGCGGGTGGAGTACCGCCTGGCCGAGGCGGATGCGGAATCGGTGACGCTGCATCCGGACGTGTACGCCCGGGCGCGCGGTCAGTACCAGGACCGTGTGCGGCAGGACCTGAGCACCGCCGGCGCCGATCCGGCCGCCGCGCTGGAGCACCTGGCCGCCGCGGGCGTGCCCTCCGCCCCGGTGCGCCTGCCCCGGGTGGCGGCGCCCGAGATCACGCCGGCACCCGCCACCGCGCTGGCCGCCATGCCCCTCGCCGGCGGGCTGCGGTAA
- a CDS encoding DciA family protein, whose amino-acid sequence MTRRDPNAGNPQALGDLLSRYLVRSGLGPKVEAASVIPEWEERVGPAIAAVTEPLRVNEGTLIVAVRTSAWMMELNMMKADLMRHVNAGKTDGRIKQIVFVMGG is encoded by the coding sequence GTGACCCGTCGCGATCCGAATGCTGGAAATCCGCAGGCCCTGGGCGATCTGCTGTCGCGCTATCTGGTGCGCAGCGGCCTTGGGCCCAAGGTGGAGGCCGCGTCCGTCATCCCCGAGTGGGAAGAGCGCGTGGGCCCGGCCATCGCCGCGGTCACCGAGCCCCTGCGCGTGAACGAGGGAACGCTGATCGTGGCCGTGCGCACCTCGGCGTGGATGATGGAGCTGAACATGATGAAGGCCGACCTGATGCGGCACGTGAACGCCGGCAAGACGGACGGACGCATCAAGCAGATCGTGTTCGTGATGGGAGGATGA
- a CDS encoding restriction endonuclease subunit S: protein MSDATIPPGWAAVRLGEVAEFVMGQAPPGDTCNRSQNGTVFVKAGEFGSLHPLIREWTTKPLKMARSGDVLVCVVGATAGKLNLAVDAAIGRSVAAIRPTSALDTKFLYYTLLPRVQELRRGSAGSAQGVISQADLGAITLLLPPIAEQYRIVCEVEELRAKAGIARTALAKTPELLDRLRQSVLASAFRGDLTAGWRANNPDVEPAAKLLSEIRHQRRAKWDAGVQEGTNKRRTYPEPRAFSSAEMPDLPVGWEWTTVEHLSTKVTDGVHSKPVYVDAGVPFITVKNLTAGPGLSFENTKYISEDDHREFTRRTAPEKGDILVSKDGTLGVVRRIESDCPFSIFVSVALIKPVSDLIGEYLAQALTSPQVQAGMKATGTGLQHIHLVDLRATPIPLPPEKEIPVLLARLKDRLELTALRKAQQGATEGMYALEQAILAKAFRGELVPQDPDDEPASVLLERIRAEREAQGERKGGRRKRATAASGQG from the coding sequence GTGAGTGACGCCACAATTCCTCCCGGGTGGGCCGCGGTTCGGCTCGGCGAGGTAGCAGAGTTCGTCATGGGACAGGCTCCACCCGGCGATACCTGCAATCGCTCCCAAAATGGCACCGTTTTCGTGAAGGCGGGTGAGTTCGGCAGTTTACATCCACTGATAAGAGAGTGGACGACCAAGCCTCTCAAAATGGCCCGCTCAGGTGACGTGTTGGTGTGTGTTGTAGGTGCGACTGCCGGGAAGCTCAACTTAGCCGTCGACGCGGCAATCGGCCGGAGTGTAGCTGCGATCCGGCCCACGTCGGCTTTGGATACAAAGTTCCTCTACTATACCCTGCTTCCTAGAGTCCAGGAACTGCGCCGTGGATCTGCGGGCTCGGCTCAAGGTGTAATCAGCCAAGCGGATCTCGGTGCGATTACACTCCTCCTGCCGCCAATTGCGGAGCAATATCGGATTGTATGTGAGGTTGAAGAGCTGCGCGCCAAGGCAGGCATCGCGCGGACTGCTTTGGCAAAAACTCCCGAGTTGCTGGATCGCCTGCGCCAGTCCGTGCTCGCGAGCGCCTTCCGCGGGGACCTGACCGCGGGCTGGCGCGCGAACAATCCCGACGTGGAGCCCGCGGCGAAACTCCTATCGGAGATTCGCCATCAACGGCGCGCCAAATGGGATGCCGGGGTTCAGGAAGGAACCAACAAACGGCGGACGTACCCAGAACCACGGGCGTTCTCCTCAGCGGAAATGCCAGACCTGCCCGTTGGCTGGGAGTGGACCACAGTTGAGCACCTCTCGACGAAGGTTACAGATGGCGTTCACAGCAAACCTGTGTACGTCGACGCGGGTGTGCCATTCATAACGGTAAAGAACCTCACTGCGGGACCCGGGCTATCGTTTGAGAACACAAAGTATATCTCGGAAGATGACCATCGGGAGTTTACGCGACGCACCGCTCCTGAGAAGGGGGACATTCTGGTTTCCAAAGACGGAACTTTGGGAGTCGTACGTCGGATCGAATCGGATTGCCCCTTTTCAATCTTTGTTTCGGTGGCGTTGATCAAGCCCGTCAGTGATCTCATCGGCGAGTACTTGGCGCAAGCGCTTACCTCACCTCAGGTTCAGGCTGGAATGAAGGCAACTGGGACGGGCTTGCAGCACATCCACCTCGTCGATCTACGCGCTACACCCATACCCCTCCCTCCTGAGAAAGAGATCCCGGTCCTTTTGGCGCGTTTGAAGGATCGGCTGGAACTCACAGCACTCAGAAAAGCACAACAGGGAGCAACGGAAGGCATGTACGCTCTTGAACAGGCGATCCTCGCCAAAGCCTTCCGCGGGGAACTTGTGCCGCAGGACCCGGATGACGAGCCGGCGAGCGTGCTGCTGGAGCGGATCCGGGCGGAGCGCGAGGCGCAAGGCGAGCGAAAAGGCGGCCGCCGCAAGCGCGCGACCGCGGCTTCCGGGCAGGGCTGA
- a CDS encoding N-6 DNA methylase: protein MTDTREIVQKLWGLCHVLRDDGITYHQYVTELTYLLFLKMARETGREEQLPEGYRWEDLTRLKGVGQLHFYRELLVRLGAHGSARVQSIYTGASTALREPRNLSKLVSSIDELDWYSARQEGLGDLYEGLLEKNATEQKSGAGQYFTPRPLIESIVACVQPRAGEVVQDPAAGTGGFLITADRYIKDATDDLFTLDEKAAAFQREQAFWAMELVPDAQRLLLMNALLHDIDGHLLLGDTLSEQGKALQTADVVLTNPPFGTKRGGGAPARDDFTFPTGNKQLAFLQHIYRVLKPGGRAAVVLPDNVLFEEGVGTRIRADLMDKCDLHTILRLPTGIFYAQGVKTNVLFFRRGATDAGNTRRVWIYDLRTNMPSFGKRTPLTREHFAEFEAAFGADPLGGAERRDEGAEGRFRCFSREEIAARGDNLDISWLRDENAERHEDLPEPDEIAAEITLRLQEALSEMEELTALLAGERQFSSE from the coding sequence ATGACCGACACGCGCGAGATTGTTCAGAAGCTGTGGGGACTGTGCCACGTTCTGCGGGACGACGGCATCACGTATCACCAGTACGTCACCGAGCTCACGTACCTGCTGTTCCTCAAGATGGCTCGCGAGACGGGGCGCGAGGAGCAGCTTCCCGAGGGGTACCGCTGGGAAGACCTCACCCGGCTCAAGGGCGTGGGCCAGCTTCACTTCTATCGCGAGCTGCTGGTGCGGCTGGGCGCGCACGGCTCCGCGCGGGTGCAGTCCATCTACACGGGCGCGTCCACCGCGCTGCGCGAGCCGCGCAACCTTTCCAAGCTGGTGTCCAGCATCGACGAACTGGACTGGTACAGCGCGCGCCAGGAAGGGCTGGGCGATCTGTACGAGGGGCTGCTGGAAAAGAACGCCACGGAGCAGAAGAGCGGCGCGGGCCAGTACTTTACGCCGCGGCCTCTCATCGAATCCATCGTCGCGTGCGTGCAGCCGCGGGCGGGCGAGGTGGTTCAGGATCCGGCCGCGGGGACGGGCGGGTTTCTGATCACGGCCGACCGGTACATCAAGGACGCCACCGACGATCTTTTCACGCTGGATGAAAAGGCGGCGGCGTTCCAGCGCGAGCAGGCGTTCTGGGCCATGGAGCTGGTGCCCGACGCGCAGCGCCTGCTGCTGATGAACGCGCTGCTGCACGACATCGACGGGCACCTGCTGCTGGGCGACACGCTCTCCGAACAGGGCAAGGCGCTGCAGACGGCGGACGTGGTGCTCACCAATCCGCCGTTCGGCACCAAGCGCGGCGGGGGCGCGCCGGCGCGCGACGACTTCACCTTTCCCACGGGGAACAAGCAGCTCGCGTTTCTGCAGCACATCTACCGGGTGCTCAAGCCGGGCGGCCGCGCGGCGGTGGTGCTGCCCGACAACGTGCTGTTCGAGGAAGGCGTGGGCACGCGCATTCGCGCCGACCTGATGGACAAGTGCGACCTGCACACCATTCTGCGCCTGCCCACGGGGATCTTCTACGCGCAGGGCGTCAAGACGAACGTGCTGTTCTTTCGGCGCGGCGCCACGGACGCGGGCAACACGCGGCGGGTGTGGATCTACGATCTGCGCACCAACATGCCGTCGTTCGGAAAGCGCACGCCGCTTACGCGGGAGCACTTCGCGGAGTTCGAGGCGGCGTTCGGCGCGGATCCGCTGGGTGGGGCGGAGCGGCGGGATGAGGGAGCGGAGGGCCGCTTCCGCTGCTTCTCGCGCGAGGAAATCGCGGCGCGGGGCGACAACCTGGACATCTCGTGGCTGCGCGATGAAAACGCCGAGCGCCACGAAGACCTTCCCGAGCCCGACGAGATCGCCGCCGAGATCACGCTCCGTCTTCAGGAAGCGCTGAGCGAGATGGAAGAACTCACCGCGCTACTGGCGGGTGAAAGGCAGTTCTCGAGTGAGTGA
- the gyrB gene encoding DNA topoisomerase (ATP-hydrolyzing) subunit B yields MSTNGAEKDYNAGQIQVLKGLEAVRKRPGMYIGSTSTRGLHHLVYEVVDNSIDEAMAGFATSVDVTIHADDSITVVDDGRGIPVDVHPTEHMTGVEMALTMLHAGGKFDNEGEGSYKVSGGLHGVGVSVVNALSEWLRVTVRRDGKVHEIAFSRGDKTSELTVTGTTDTTGTTVSFKPDAQIFEETVYSFDTLSNRLRELAFLNKGVRISLADERGDEPRKDDYHYEGGLREFVEHLRGNRKPLHADVIYIEATRPEAEIEVALQYDDGYNENTFTFVNNINTHEGGTHLTGFKAALTRSINDYARKTGLFKKGGLDSLSGDDVREGLTAVVSVKVREPQFEGQTKTKLGNSEIKGAVETVVNQKLSEFLDETPGVGRAIIEKAVSAARAREAARKARDLTRKKSALETGVLPGKLADCSSSNPELTELYIVEGDSAGGSAKQGRKREFQAILPLKGKILNVEKARFDKVLSNDEIRAIITAIGTGIGEDEFDLKNARYHKVIIMTDADVDGSHIRTLLLTFFFRQMRQLIDNGYVYIAQPPLYLVKKGKQEQYAYSDAERDVILARYKGGAEEGKEQRGIHVQRYKGLGEMNPEQLWKTTMDPDVRTLLQVSMDDAVEADAVFTKLMGEEVEPRRLFIEQNAKYVRFLDV; encoded by the coding sequence ATGTCTACCAACGGCGCCGAGAAGGACTACAACGCAGGACAGATCCAGGTGCTCAAGGGCCTGGAGGCCGTCCGCAAGCGCCCGGGCATGTACATCGGGTCCACCAGCACGCGCGGCCTGCACCACCTCGTCTACGAAGTCGTCGACAACTCCATCGACGAGGCAATGGCCGGCTTCGCGACCTCGGTGGACGTGACGATCCACGCCGACGACAGCATCACCGTGGTGGACGACGGACGCGGCATTCCCGTGGACGTGCACCCCACCGAGCACATGACGGGCGTGGAAATGGCGCTCACCATGCTGCACGCCGGCGGCAAGTTCGACAACGAGGGCGAAGGCTCCTACAAGGTGTCCGGCGGCCTGCACGGCGTGGGCGTCAGCGTGGTGAACGCGCTTTCCGAGTGGCTGCGCGTCACCGTGCGCCGCGACGGCAAGGTGCACGAGATCGCCTTCAGCCGCGGCGACAAGACCAGCGAGCTGACCGTCACCGGCACCACGGACACCACCGGCACCACGGTGTCGTTCAAGCCCGACGCGCAGATCTTTGAGGAAACGGTCTACTCGTTCGATACGCTCAGCAACCGCCTTCGCGAGCTGGCGTTTCTGAACAAGGGCGTCCGCATCTCGCTGGCCGACGAGCGCGGCGACGAGCCGCGCAAGGACGACTATCACTACGAGGGCGGCCTGCGCGAGTTCGTGGAGCACCTGCGCGGCAACCGCAAGCCGCTGCACGCCGACGTCATCTACATCGAAGCCACCCGTCCCGAAGCCGAGATCGAAGTGGCGCTGCAGTACGACGACGGCTACAACGAAAACACGTTCACCTTCGTCAACAACATCAACACCCACGAGGGCGGCACGCACCTCACGGGGTTCAAGGCCGCGCTCACGCGCAGCATCAACGACTACGCCCGCAAGACCGGCCTGTTCAAGAAGGGCGGCCTGGACTCGCTCAGCGGCGACGACGTGCGCGAGGGGCTCACGGCGGTGGTGTCGGTAAAGGTGCGCGAGCCGCAGTTCGAAGGGCAGACCAAGACCAAGCTGGGCAACAGCGAGATCAAGGGCGCCGTCGAAACGGTGGTCAACCAGAAGCTGAGCGAGTTTCTGGACGAAACGCCGGGCGTGGGGCGCGCCATCATTGAAAAGGCCGTGTCCGCCGCCCGCGCCCGCGAGGCCGCCCGCAAGGCGCGCGACCTTACGCGCAAGAAGAGCGCGCTGGAAACGGGCGTGCTGCCCGGCAAGCTGGCGGACTGCTCCAGCAGCAATCCCGAGCTCACCGAGCTGTACATCGTGGAGGGCGACAGCGCCGGCGGCAGCGCCAAGCAGGGGCGCAAGCGCGAGTTCCAGGCGATTCTGCCGCTCAAGGGCAAGATCCTGAACGTGGAAAAGGCGCGCTTCGACAAGGTGCTGAGCAACGACGAAATCCGCGCCATCATCACCGCCATCGGCACGGGCATCGGCGAGGACGAGTTCGACCTCAAGAACGCGCGCTACCACAAGGTCATCATCATGACCGACGCGGACGTGGACGGCAGCCACATCCGCACCCTGCTGCTTACGTTCTTCTTCCGCCAGATGCGGCAACTGATCGACAACGGCTATGTGTACATCGCGCAGCCGCCGCTGTACCTGGTCAAGAAGGGCAAGCAGGAGCAGTACGCCTACAGCGACGCCGAGCGCGACGTGATTCTGGCGCGCTACAAGGGCGGCGCCGAGGAAGGCAAGGAGCAACGCGGCATTCACGTGCAGCGCTACAAGGGCCTGGGGGAGATGAACCCCGAGCAGCTGTGGAAGACGACCATGGACCCGGACGTCCGCACCCTGCTGCAGGTGTCCATGGATGACGCCGTGGAGGCCGACGCCGTGTTCACCAAGCTGATGGGCGAAGAGGTGGAGCCGCGCCGCCTGTTCATCGAGCAGAACGCCAAGTACGTGCGCTTCCTGGACGTGTAA
- a CDS encoding restriction endonuclease, which produces MALWLVRAGKYGEHEARFLNENRVYLTWDDLSYDLSALRDRGELDAVLQATYTDAKVGTLRNFAAQIWSFSHRMSQGDWVVVPSKSKPVFNIAEITGAYAFHSQAENPYYHSRPVRWVARDVPRAAVPQDLRYSLGAIMTICKIERNDAERRIRELQAIGWNVESAVRSAGPSDIADPDEDVDLEQLARDQIAALITQRFKGHALERLVEAVLKAQGYVTYHSPKGPDKGVDLLAAPGPLGFGTPRICVQVKSGDTPVDRPTLDQLVGTMQNVHAEQGLLVSWGGFNRNVEKEVPQQFFRVRMWNQVDLIAQVLEHYDKFDEEIRAELPLKRIWTVAGPEED; this is translated from the coding sequence ATGGCTCTGTGGCTGGTCCGCGCCGGAAAGTATGGCGAGCACGAAGCGCGCTTTCTGAACGAGAACCGCGTCTACCTCACCTGGGACGATCTCAGCTACGATCTCTCCGCGCTCCGCGATCGCGGTGAGCTCGATGCTGTTCTGCAGGCCACCTACACCGATGCCAAGGTAGGCACGCTCCGGAACTTCGCCGCGCAGATCTGGTCCTTCTCGCACCGGATGAGTCAGGGCGACTGGGTGGTGGTGCCCAGCAAGTCCAAGCCGGTGTTCAACATCGCCGAGATCACGGGTGCGTACGCCTTTCACTCCCAGGCTGAGAACCCCTACTACCACTCCCGCCCGGTGCGGTGGGTAGCCCGCGACGTGCCGAGGGCAGCGGTGCCGCAGGATCTGCGGTACTCGCTCGGAGCCATCATGACCATCTGCAAGATCGAGCGGAACGACGCCGAGCGGCGCATCCGCGAACTGCAGGCGATCGGGTGGAACGTGGAGAGTGCGGTCCGGAGTGCAGGCCCGAGCGACATCGCCGATCCGGACGAGGATGTGGATCTGGAGCAGTTGGCGCGCGACCAGATCGCCGCGCTGATCACCCAGCGCTTCAAGGGCCACGCACTGGAGCGCCTGGTGGAAGCGGTCCTGAAGGCGCAGGGTTACGTGACGTACCACAGCCCCAAAGGACCCGACAAGGGCGTGGACCTGCTGGCCGCACCGGGGCCGCTGGGCTTTGGAACGCCGCGCATCTGCGTTCAGGTCAAATCCGGGGACACCCCGGTAGACCGTCCCACGCTGGACCAGTTGGTGGGAACCATGCAGAACGTGCACGCCGAACAGGGGCTGCTGGTATCCTGGGGCGGGTTCAACCGGAACGTGGAAAAAGAGGTCCCGCAGCAGTTCTTTCGCGTGCGCATGTGGAACCAGGTAGACCTGATTGCGCAGGTGCTGGAGCACTACGACAAGTTTGACGAAGAGATCCGCGCCGAACTGCCTTTGAAGCGCATCTGGACTGTAGCTGGGCCAGAGGAGGATTGA
- a CDS encoding lytic transglycosylase domain-containing protein, whose protein sequence is MDESRGPRRVTNRHAARPNDLRSILRSRGVQALLLGTLAVQSGAVLTGGMHDSRGKVRRGVVGQAVRDGVAVKMAANVVRAPLALVETVAPGKDAPAFALADKYRAMGYEISDGLAREIYAAAIDARIDPELAFGLVRTESEFKDYATSRVGAIGLTQLMLPTANWFKKGITEIELRESGTNLRIGFRYLRELIDRYEGDVELALTAYNRGTGTVDRVLKKGGNPDNGYAAKVLGRETQKPSDGIRSSADTSSTPAPPEPPPPASAR, encoded by the coding sequence ATGGACGAGAGCCGCGGTCCCCGCCGGGTTACCAACAGGCACGCCGCGCGTCCCAACGACCTTCGATCCATCCTCCGCTCGCGCGGGGTGCAGGCGCTGCTGCTGGGCACCCTGGCCGTGCAGTCGGGCGCGGTCCTCACCGGCGGCATGCACGACAGCCGCGGCAAGGTGCGTCGCGGCGTGGTGGGCCAGGCCGTGCGCGACGGCGTGGCGGTGAAGATGGCGGCCAACGTGGTCCGCGCGCCCCTGGCCCTGGTGGAAACGGTGGCGCCCGGCAAGGACGCCCCGGCCTTCGCCCTGGCCGACAAGTACCGGGCGATGGGGTACGAGATCTCCGACGGGCTGGCCAGGGAAATCTACGCCGCCGCCATTGACGCCAGGATCGATCCCGAACTCGCCTTTGGCCTGGTGCGCACGGAGAGCGAGTTCAAGGACTACGCGACCAGCCGCGTGGGCGCCATCGGCCTCACCCAGCTCATGCTCCCCACCGCCAACTGGTTCAAGAAGGGGATTACGGAGATCGAGTTGCGCGAGTCCGGTACCAACCTGCGCATCGGGTTCCGCTACCTGCGTGAGCTGATCGACCGGTACGAGGGCGACGTGGAACTGGCGCTCACCGCCTACAACCGTGGCACGGGCACGGTGGACCGCGTGCTCAAGAAGGGCGGCAACCCCGACAACGGCTACGCGGCCAAGGTGCTGGGCCGCGAAACGCAGAAGCCTTCTGACGGCATCCGAAGCTCCGCGGACACGTCCTCGACGCCCGCTCCGCCCGAGCCTCCGCCCCCCGCCTCGGCCCGCTAA